ttatacaaatatttttaactCACAAGACTTTTGTGTAAGAAACTGAGATGTTTTGTCTTGCTTCTAAGTGACAGAgtcgattctgttcatctggatgtttagAAGGTTGGAGAATCCTGTAGTCACCTGAGACTgaggaagtcacttggatgagtgacttCTGTAAACATCCACATGAGCACAATCAACCTTCTGGGATTTCATTCCCTGGATGACTGACGATGCATCAAGACAAATAATTCAagcttttctgtattttcttaaagaaataaaagtaaatgtaAACAATAAGACTAAGAATAATTGTGGTTGGAGATCTTATACATTAACTTTGGTAAAACACTGATAAGCATTTTTGGACCAAATTCGTGTAATCCCTTAATCTTCTTGTCTCTCTTGTTAAACTAACATAGACAACAAAGACTGAGCTATGAGCTATGCCACTAAATAGACAAACATACGTACATTTAGTGATTAACTAGTAAATGCATACTACATAGACTGTCTATGTGTTATTGATAGTTCATTTACCGAGGTGGAAATccttttcctttgctttttaTATGCGTGTgaggaaaaatataaaaatcaacccataaaaatatatttcattttgAATCAATTTCTTTGACAGATTGTGAAACACAAGTCGACCTTGCCTTTCTGTTGGATGGTTCAGGCAGCGTAACTGATCCTGATTTTCGAAAAATGAAGAAGTTTGTGAGAGATCTAATTGAATCATTTCTCTCAAGTgacacacaggtgagacacTGTTGTCCCTCTGCTACTTAAATAACAGCAAATCATGACATAGTTTACATCTATATTTGCATTTAGCTCCATAAAATATTATCTAAAAatgtttcacatattttttctttctttcagttttctgtttccCAGTTTTCCAGTGCCCCACAGATTCATTTTAACTTTCAAAAATTTAACTTACCTGAAATGGAGGATAAAATCAATAGAATTAAGCAACATGGCGGACCTACTTTCACGGCTAGGGCCATCAAAGAAGTTGTGTAAGTGATGCAATGATATTACTGCATTATCAAGACTTGCTGTCCAGATTTTCTTTCAGTGAATCTGACCACAGTAATACTGTGCATGTTCAtagatttgtgttttgttctacAAAGTGGACAAGATGACCCAACCTGAGGCCTTTGAAATACTTGAAGATCTAATGCTGGCtgttcaaagaacaaaaatatctgtattttgaaagattataaaaaaaattaatgacaTTGAAAGTATGTATCAATTGTATAATTTACCTGATGACCACAAGGTGCACTTTTAAAAGACACTTTGtgctaaaattacattttattattttttttatttgacaggGAAAAAGTTTTCAGCCCACAGAGTGGCTCCAGACCAAATGTGAAGAAGGTCTTGATTGTAGTTACTGATGGAGCATCTAATGACCGTGAGAACCTGGAAGGTGCAGTCCAGCAAGCAGAAAATAAAACCATTGCTCGATTTGTTATTGGGGTTAGTACTTCAGTTATTTAAACTTGCACAGTATTGAGTTTCACATTGATTGATAACGGTGTCACTTGTCAAAGATGCTATGAAttaattcagtcattcagtcaacAACAAATAACTGTTATTGTTGATTTGGGTACTTTTCACTGTTAAAGAGTATAATATCTGTgtgtaaatttgaatattaatCAGGTGAAGTTTAAGGACTGTATTTTACCAAAGTCAGCAAATGATCTTGAATAGTATGAAAACGTAATCATAGTTTTTCAAATCTCCAGGTCGGGGATGCATTTGATAAACCTGAAGCAAAACAAGAACTGCACACCATTGCATCATCTCCctcagaaaaacatgtttttgaagtGAAGAACTTCAACGCACTTGAAGAAATAAGACAAAATCTACAAGACAAAATTTTTCCCATTGAAGGTACAAATATAAATTCAACATTAAAGCTTTGTTAAAATTCATGTAAACGTAGAAAATTAGATTCTTTTTAATGCATGCTACAAATTTTGTCTCATTTTAAGTTAAACAGCTTGTTGCTTTATGAAAAGAGCAATAAATACTCAGCACATttataataaacaacaaaaagtcATTTGAATTCTTAACTTAAAGGATAATTAAACTtttgtcttgtttctttttctgtcacaGAAAGCAGTGGAGAGTCACTGAAAATGGAAATGTCTCAAGAGGGATTTAGTACAGTGTATGCACCTGAGGTAATTAAAACTACATGAAACTCATCAGACAGTCTAGTCTGATGAGAAAGAGAGATTCACATGTGCCCATGTGCCACCTTTTGTAACTTGAAGGCAACCAGATAATGAAAAAGAGTccagattttaaatgaaaaatttaTTGTATATTAAATGTATTTCCTGTCTGCATTGTAGGGAATTCAGATGTCTATTGTTGGTGCAAACCAGTGGAGGGGAGGCTACGTGCAATACACAACAGAAGGCCAGAAGCTGAAAACATATGAGGATGTGTCTTTTGAGCCTGACAGTTATCTTGGTAAGAATATTACAGCTTTAACAATCTAACTCATACACATGTGATCATGTATATACACAGCTCTGCTGTAATTCTTTTACACAAACAAGTGGATCAGTTTGCACATGAACAAAATTTAAAAGGAGAAATAAGTTGTCTTTCCTTTTTTGATTACCAAATTCTAGGTTACTCTATGGCAATTGCTAAAACCCAAAGTGGTTCTCTGACAGTTCTTGGTGCTCCAAGATATAAACACAGAGGAGTTGTGGTCGCTGTTAACAGAGAAAACTTAGAAAACCAAATGATTGAGCCCTTGGCATCACAGGTATGAATTTGTAGCAAGACAGATCTGAATGATCTGtaaattatatataaattattttttcaaataaaaatgtatatttttttgctTACACAGTATCAGACTGGTCAATATTTTGGGGCAGAGGTGTGTACCATGGACATAAATAATGATGACATCACTGATCTAATCTTCATATCAGCCCCAATGTACATGGAGCCTGATAGAGAGGGAAGAGTTTATGTTTGCAGATTAACTGGTTTGGTAAATTGCATTTTAACTACTGCAGTTAAATTAATCAGTTTATTTGTCAACTTCCTTAAAGATCATAAAATATTCACTCTCCTGCTTTTAGTTTGTGGATTGTAACTTTGATGAGCCATTAGTACTAAGAGGACATGCAGCTGCCAAAGGAAGGTTTGGCTCTTCTCTTGCTGTACTGCCTGATCTAAACTCAGATGGATTCAGGGATTTGGCAGTTGGAGCACCTTTGGAGAATAATGGTGAAGGCAGCATCTACATATTCCACAGTGAAGGAGGCGAAAGAATCAGTCCTACTTACTCACAGGTACACGGCATCAAAGTACTCGCAAAGATTATTAAACTTATCTGTGATGTAAAAGTGTATCTATACAacctgcagctttattgattaAAATATGTTCATTCACACAGAGAATTACTGGCTCTGAGGTCCAGTCAGGACTGAAATTCTTTGGCCTGTCAATCAGTCAGTCGGCTTTTGACCAGAGTGGTGATGGACTGCCCGACTTAGCGGTGGGTTCAAAGGGTAGAGTTGTCTTGCTGAGGTAAGTCAAAGATAGTCCAGCCATGTGTTATTGTTGTCACTGGTACTTTTTTGTGAAGGTGCAATTGTAATGAATACAATACTGCTCAAAACTTagtgtaaatgtaaaaatttcTAATTATAAAAAAGGCACATTAATGTGATTAGAAATTACGTTTGCAGAACACAGTTTACTTCAAAATGTACAGGAGAATACAGGAAAAAAGgcatttttcttttgcaaagaaaaaagggTGATGCACACATGCAGCTACACATAGAGATTAGCCAAGCTAAATTGAACAGACAGAAAATCAGCAGTAGCTCACATAACCACTTGTTAGGCCCAGGGTATGCAGAAGGGCATAGGACTCACCAAAaatggacaatagaagattggaaaaacacTGCCTCCTCTGATGAGTCTGGTGTCTAACAACAATGGTATCCATAGTCagcagatctcagtccaatagcacctttgggatgtggttgaACAGGACTACAACACCTTATTGAATTTATGCGACTAAGAATTAAGGCCGTTCTGTTTAAAGCAAAGGAGGGTCCATCCCAGTACTACCAAGGTGTCAGTAACAAACTTGGTGATTGTAGATACTTCTTTAGAAAGCATTACAGATTTATAATGAATGCTTCCTTAAATCATTAAATTTAGTTTAAAACATATCTGGTCAATGCCATATAATAAGAGAAAATGTTCTTTACTTAGAAAATTAACATCTCTCACTGACCCCAAACTTTTAGTAGCAGAGATATTGATAGAAATATAATAGTGTACACAGTTGTGAAGTCTTGATCAGAACATCTACAATGAAGATTAGCTGTCAGCTTAGTATTAATTACAAAGGTAATAGTCATTCACATGTCTAGTTCATCATGTCCTTTCCTTATTATGTCTATTTCCAGATCAAGACCCATTGTTGAGGTAAAGTCTGAGGTATCGTTCAGCCCAAACCAAATCTCTACTCAGAATGTAGACTGCTCAAAACCATTGGAGAACACAGTTAAAGTCTGCTTTACCATGAGCAGCTTGTCTACAATAGAGCTACGTGCAGGTTTATTATTCTTATCTGTTTCTAAATCACTAAACCATTCATCAGTTTACTTTATGTATGCATGTGCATTTGTAACATTTAAGTCAAACTCTGATCTATTCCAGCTCAAGCAAGGATTGATTATATGTTAACACTGGATACCACTCGCAAACCTTCAAAAAAACGAGCTTACTTCAGTGAGAAAGAACAAGAGCAGTCTGGATCAATTAATGTCACCTTGGGGGAAAAGTGTTTAACTGTAACATTTTTTATTGAGGTAAATTCTATTAATAACATAACAATTATCAAATGAACCAACAGATGTTCAAGTCagtaaacaaaatattaaaattttagTCTTATAGTCCTGCAACACTGACATTGCTCTCTTCTTGCAGGCCTGTCCAGAAGATGCTCTCAGTCCTCTTTCCAATGagattaaattcagtttttatgGTTTGCCTTCCGACAACAATCTCACACCAAGTCTTTCCCCGCATGCTCCAACAGCAACTAATTATCCTGTAAGCAAAGTGCACTATAAGTGTACAGTTAATACTTTTACCTTTACTTTTTATGTAACTCTGGCATTGAGAAGAACCTGTGCATTTGTCAGGTCTTCAAAGAGTAGTGACAAACTctaactgaaaacactgaattaaaaatatTCAAGCCTTTCTAACTAGAGTCCTTGCATCTACAGAGGACCAAGATCCTTTTTAGAAGTGGATCAAGAATATCGTTAGAAAGAATTTTATCTTCAGTACAGAAAGTTTTGGTTAATGTTAGTCCATTTCACAGCAATAAGCATTCAGCTGCTTAGCTTGGTGACATAACCAGCTAACACTACTCACCTAACTTATAAAAGAGAATACATTCATTGTTGCTGTGGAATACACAGTAATACATAGTAAGGTCCATAGGTATTACATTTACTCTTCAGCCTCTGAAACTGTACAAAAATGATCTGTCATTTCTAAACCATTAATGCAGACATTTGTTCAACCCTTTGAATTAAAGCTAAAtatctgcacttcagtcacacATTGTTTGATTTAACACTGACTTTAATGGTGTACAGAGGTATAATTACAAAACCATTGACTCAAATGCAAATGTAAAACTTTATAGCTGGGACAGTTGTTGTGCTGATATCTCCATCTGTATAAGGCATCTCTGACAGAAACTGTGTGTAAAGTATTAAGTTCTGCCAATGCCACTGTCACTGCTAGCAGGCAGCATAGAGACCGCTGCTATATCTTAAGACCACGAGAATGGCAGCATTGCTAAATGACAGAAATCGGTGGAGTCTttaagtagaataaaatagtttctttctagttttaaaataaaatgaaattataaTGAGTgaaatgtataatgtaaatacttttcttttacaccatgctctcttccacagttaAATTTTGAGATCAACTGTGGCACTGACAAGAATTGCAATGATAACCTGAAGGTGGATTTCAACTTCACCAGGTGAGGCCCAGTTACTAAAGTTAAGCTTTACTTGCGTCACAGTCAGGCGACTGTGTGGCTCATGGATTTGAAAGGACCCAACATGTAGAACACAGGAAGCAGACACGATCAACAAAAAGCCTAATTTAATGCTAATTGCTAAGTTAAAAATTATAACACATTCCTAAGAAAAGACCAAATCCCAAAACACAAGGGAATGGAAAAATCTCTTTGAGGAAATAACAACAGAGTGCAATGAaatacagaaagaagaaaaaatcacACTCAGGGAAACGCTGGGGAGGCAAGAATGAGAATAACCTAGAGTCAAAACCAAAAAGACAATTATGTCACAAAACTTAAAAGCATTCCAAGAATAATAAAACCAAGACTGGActccaaaataaaaccaaaacaataatccaaaattaaaaatttataGCTACTCTGTCAAAATTCTCCTTCCTTATGATTAAAAAGTCACAACAAAGCtggaaagagaaataaagaaacaaaaataaaaaagtgaaaaacactaACACAAATAATAAATCTGTTTACGATGGTGTATGAgggacagaagaaaaaaatgtaatttattattttgagaAAATTCAAAATGTAGAGATTACAATTGTTgtttcaagacaaactgccatgGCTACTGTACCCTCTGAGTCAATGAAATCGTACTTCAGAATCGTGTCATGCACTGTGTGAAGCTGGCAGGATTGggggacccaaaatgcagagtCGTaggcaaaacaaaaggcagctctTATGCAGGACCCCAGGGatacaaaccaaacaaacaggcaCAGCGGGGAATGAGGGAGAACACGACCCCAGACAGAGGGAGATGCAGACATTAAATACATGAGGGAATCAGGGCAGAGAGGAAACACCTTGGGAACATGGCTGGCAACAATCAAACAGACGGGACAggtggaagcaaaactgaatatgAGGCACATGAGACAGAaaactatcaaagtaaaacaggaagtacaaggAACACAAACACTACGACGCAAAATGATGGAACCCAAGtaacagagggaggagagagaaagcaaGGGAGGAGACAGGGCGCGAGAGCAAACAAACAGACATGCATAGACATCACTAGAGAAACCGGCAGATACACAACATGAAGACATCACTGACCTAATTGGGGAGGAAATACTGAAGCAACACTACGCCAAACAGAACACAAAAGGAAACAGACTAAAAGAATACGAAactaagaacaagaaaaacaaacgaTGAAACAAAGAGGCGAAAAGAAGTCCAAAAGTCCTTGAACCAAGAGGAAGAGTGGATTAGTACAAAATGAAATGGCAGGTAATGGACAGATGTAAAGATATCGATGGTTCACTAATTCATCTACTCAAGGCATCTTGTAGAGGGTATAGCAGCTGTGGCAACAACTGTTATCTGCACATTTAAACTGTTCTTTCCCCAAATAGTATTTCAACTGTTTCTCGAAATTTAgacttaattttttaataatgaataatatatattttttgtaatgTGGCCTTAATACTCTTTCATGTCTATTTGCCTGGAGAgtcgatgtgtaaaaatatttttctgcttGCTACGATAATTAAATAACCGATACTCAGTGCAGTTTGTCTTTCCCCTGTTAGTGGGATGACTGTACAAATGTCAGGTTGAGTTTTTATGCTATTTCATCGTGTTGTGGTGCACAATAAAGCATGGCTATTTAAAGGACTgcaatataaagaaatataactgaTCAGAGAATCACTCATTATAGCTGAGATTATCTGCTAAGAAACCTCCCAATGTAGACAAAAATTAACTTTTCTCTATTTGaacctgttttatatattttatttccaaTTTTACTAGGTCATAAGCTGAAATATTGTACAATTTGATAAACACCATGTTGCCTCCTAAAGAGTTTTAAGCATTATCCTACCCTGTGTCAGACTAGCAATCTGTCCAGGGTATACTGCTGGCCCTTGCCCAATGTTAGCTGTGATAGCAGTAGAAAGTGAATGGATGGCTAATCAGTAGATGCTAACATCTTAATGCAATAAGTTAACTTGGTAAATATACTACATCCCTTAGGATCTGTAAGTTGTTACCATTTTAACATTCAATTAAAAACTACCCTAAATTTAGcattttgtgcttttagttcAGCTGTCGTCTTGTTTTCCTCTCCTTTTATTCTCATCTGGCTTCATACTCCACAGATCCTCAGAGGTTAAAGTGGGCATTGATGAACTTTTGAATGTCACAGTCACAGTGGAGAACAGAGGAGAAAACTCCTACAACAGCCGTGTTATTCTCACGTACCCAGCTGGACTCTCCTACAGGAAGTTCATGAGTCAGCAGGTAAGGCATCAGGATCAAGTCTGTATCAGTTCATCACTGATCTGCTGCTCTTCCAAAGCATCTAGAATCTTTTTTTCCTAATAAAAGGGAAGAATTGAGTGCAAGTCCTTGGACAGTGAAGATGGTTTATCACGAGGAAGGACAGACTGCACTATTGACAAGCCAATTTTCAAGAGCCAAACtaaggtttgttttttaattttatttgtacaaaaaatcttttatcaatttgttttttctgaCTTTTGCACAACTTAAGGACAAAGAGAAGTCACTCATCTCTCTCATTCCATTAAGGCTTCCTTCATTGTCTTCTATGGGATTGACACCAACAGTCAATTTGAGAGGAAGATCTTTGTCACTGCAAATGCCACCAGGTACTGTTTCTCTGCTACATGTACTTTTCATTTAAGCAGTAGACCCACAGATACAGTATAAATATGTTCACTTCTCTCTTTCAGTGGAAATCAGGAGCATGCACCTACAAGTGAACTCTACAAAAAGAAATTGATTGATGTAAAATACAGCATTTTTATGACAATTAAAGGGTATGTGTTGTTCTCTTTGTaacagaaaaggaaacaaaaaatagAAAGTGACAACTGTTCTAATACATGGTATTTAATCAATCTTTAAAATATGTCTGTTTAGCTCCCCCAGCTACAACAATTTCACATTTGGGAAGAATGATTTGCAGAAACCAGTCCAGCAATCAATCACGGTAGCGCATGACATGTGTATATATCTGTATTTTGTAAAGGTAATTCTATGATTTAGATCCAACTATTATGCTTAgcgcttgttttcttttcttgtttaggTAACAAATGATATCAGAGCACTTCATAATTTCACTGTGTGGATCAAGGTTCCAGTGAAGCTTGGGGGAAAAGACATTTGGGTGCATCCGAACAACCTACAGGTAAATATATATGCAgtagtgtgcaaaagtcttaagtcacccttcatttctttatattttgctatcAAAGATGTATGTAAGTGGTCTTGAGtaatagttcttcaggctttctAAAGGTTTTGCTGTGTTGAAGATTAAAGAAGgccataccaaatattgattttcaagCCAAAGTCTACACACTGTGTATTATTTACTATATATCGATGTATGTTTGCATTTTTCAGTAAATTGTTGCAACTATTTTCCATTTTCGTTGCAAAACATGGAAAAATGATGGGTGGCTCAAGGATTGTACACAGTATTGTATGTTGTTTTAGGTATTGACTACAAAAATGGCTCATGCTTAGCAGTGTAATGCATACATGTGGTAACATTGGGACCATAAATCAAATGTATTATAGATTGCAGGCTGTAAGAGAGGAAGTTATGAAGAACCACATGTGAAAGACTTTGTTCCTCAGatccaaaaaaataaagtagTGGTAAGTATTAGTCTAAACATTGTAGATTTAACATTACAATGGATCAACTTTTGTTGCATTTAGTCTTCTTTAAATGATCCACAGGACTGCTCTGTGGCCATGTGTAGAGTGTTTGAGTGCAAGACATCTCTGGAAAGGCAGGAGAAGAGGACGTATGAAATCTCTGGAAACCTCACTTCACAGTGGATAGAGCAGGTAACAGATGAGACGTTTATGTTAAGTGCTACATtaggttttttgtgttttttttttcatttcacaccTCTTCCTTACTTGGTACTACTAACTCATACATATATTTtcctatatatatttattttcattttcaaatttagCTCATACCTCTTGATTTTTTCTTAGATTGGACTTCAATCTGCTAAATTCCTCTTGACCAGCCAAGTCAGTCTGGAGTACGACCAAAGCAAGTACGTCTACTTTTCAACAGGGTCTGACTACAATTCTCCTGTTCACAAGGTAAGCACTTGtaatatatatagtatatagtgttattttgaTGTAatatatgataataataataatattgatgataataatgataataataataataatagtttcCATTTTATTCACAAACTGTCACTTCATCTTTCAGATTGAGGCAGAGGTAGAAGTGTACCCTGAGCCAGATTTTATCAAAGAGATCATTGGAGGATGTCTGGGAGGGTTGGCTTTTCTGATTTTACTCACAGTTGTCCTGTATAAGGTGAGATGATGATCACACTTtttcaattaatttttttcaaaagaaaagctATTAGAGAACATGgactaataattaaattttcttttcattaatataatttttatgCACAGTTGcttgatttttatgtttttccttGCACTTCTAGGCTGGATTTTTCAAGAGTAAATATAGCAAGGTAAATACTGAAGAACCGGAAGATGGTCCAGGTGGAGACGCACCCACAGGATAAAAACAAAGGTTCATATTTGTAGATCTTTATCTAGTCTTCAAAGAAGGTCTGAAATCCCTCCCCTGCTCGCCCATTTACTTACAATAGAAGTTCCTACCTGGTGGGCAGGACCcaacatagcaaaattggtatggcccggatctggcccacacaatgtgcttacacatggcccaaaTGGATAAAGTTGGcgaccatagcagtatagtattgcaacatggcatttgggtcttctaactaaaataggaaaataggaacataaatagtgccatcattgccagacctggcccacatctggttgacatataccctgccatgacaccagtcagtcagaagtgccagcttgatgccggatccgggccagacctgttttctatgagcctgggccacataaaccaaaccacaatcgggccagatgtggcatgctatcacataaacagtgccatctacgcCAAACCTGGctcatatctggatgacataccacttaccattCCAGAGGTCAGCCAGCAATGctggcttgacaccagatccgggccagacctgtctgctatgtggaaCCTTCGCAATGGGAACATGAAATGAACTGAAGAGATCTGAAAAGTAAATCTGAAATTGTTTATTCTCTTTTTCTGGAcccaaaaagtaaataaaattgtTCAAATTAAACTGTCTGCACAGAGAATACTTACATTTAACAAAAGCACCTGAAGACCACCTGAAGACAGTGTTTTTAGAGGCCACAATATGAAAGGTTGTGAATTACTATCCTGTATAACAGACACTTATAGTAGTAAGTGTCTGCTATACAGTCATTTGCTTTCAAGTTAAATTTAATGCTGTTATGGCCCGTCTAGGCGCAGCCAGACCACAACATAAAGGGTGATTCATCCCCGTCCAACCCCAAGCAGCACATCACACAATTAATACTTTGTgacagtgatttatttacaatgagtgaatttaaaaaacaaaggaagGGAGCAAATTCTAACTTCGGGGTGAACccaaggccaaaacaacaaacaaaaggtaGCCTATCTCAAGAGTAAATAACTTACCTAGTCAAAAGAACTAAACCAAACGACAATTAATTTCCTCCCTACctaacaaa
This sequence is a window from Pelmatolapia mariae isolate MD_Pm_ZW linkage group LG8, Pm_UMD_F_2, whole genome shotgun sequence. Protein-coding genes within it:
- the LOC134633521 gene encoding integrin alpha-M-like, producing MNWIISATIFLSVLNPALSFNIDPGAWKTLSSSAAGFGYKVIQRKSDLIVSAPLEQGNGGIYSCTTSPPKCQDVKLEAPDLTANVSLGMSMASDPSAENTVVCCPSIPKHCKSITMYNGVCFQIDSSNTFGPPIPSSLEDCETQVDLAFLLDGSGSVTDPDFRKMKKFVRDLIESFLSSDTQFSVSQFSSAPQIHFNFQKFNLPEMEDKINRIKQHGGPTFTARAIKEVVEKVFSPQSGSRPNVKKVLIVVTDGASNDRENLEGAVQQAENKTIARFVIGVGDAFDKPEAKQELHTIASSPSEKHVFEVKNFNALEEIRQNLQDKIFPIEGTESSGESLKMEMSQEGFSTVYAPEGIQMSIVGANQWRGGYVQYTTEGQKLKTYEDVSFEPDSYLGYSMAIAKTQSGSLTVLGAPRYKHRGVVVAVNRENLENQMIEPLASQYQTGQYFGAEVCTMDINNDDITDLIFISAPMYMEPDREGRVYVCRLTGLFVDCNFDEPLVLRGHAAAKGRFGSSLAVLPDLNSDGFRDLAVGAPLENNGEGSIYIFHSEGGERISPTYSQRITGSEVQSGLKFFGLSISQSAFDQSGDGLPDLAVGSKGRVVLLRSRPIVEVKSEVSFSPNQISTQNVDCSKPLENTVKVCFTMSSLSTIELPQARIDYMLTLDTTRKPSKKRAYFSEKEQEQSGSINVTLGEKCLTVTFFIEACPEDALSPLSNEIKFSFYGLPSDNNLTPSLSPHAPTATNYPLNFEINCGTDKNCNDNLKVDFNFTRSSEVKVGIDELLNVTVTVENRGENSYNSRVILTYPAGLSYRKFMSQQGRIECKSLDSEDGLSRGRTDCTIDKPIFKSQTKASFIVFYGIDTNSQFERKIFVTANATSGNQEHAPTSELYKKKLIDVKYSIFMTIKGSPSYNNFTFGKNDLQKPVQQSITVTNDIRALHNFTVWIKVPVKLGGKDIWVHPNNLQIAGCKRGSYEEPHVKDFVPQIQKNKVVDCSVAMCRVFECKTSLERQEKRTYEISGNLTSQWIEQIGLQSAKFLLTSQVSLEYDQSKYVYFSTGSDYNSPVHKIEAEVEVYPEPDFIKEIIGGCLGGLAFLILLTVVLYKAGFFKSKYSKVNTEEPEDGPGGDAPTG